One Leptolyngbya sp. 'hensonii' genomic region harbors:
- a CDS encoding response regulator, whose product MQGKLSEIDIRSILQLIELGQRTGELFVESYGSQVSSVGVGSKEGRSLARVSRDQSWFVFFSNGQIIYAAEATGHLSRLKDHLRRYKLDSALDEIRASTIAATNAPEYGYLWALLENHLLTPAQGRTIVQSMVHETLFDLLTLHQGSFIFEIGSALAPQLMTLEIAPLVTQVIKEVQEWKKFYPQIQSPDQCPVISEAEQLRDQLPENVFLNLDRWIDGAKSIRQIARYLNRDILMVARAIHPYVQQGLVQLHYPGTGGAVVDATGKELVGSGLSFDQWQSSRVPRIVCIDDGVAICEAVESILNLHGYEAVGIADPLKALSLVFQLKPDVILCDIAMPELDGYEICGMLRRSTAFRQIPIVMLTGKDGFIDRVKARMVGATDYLTKPFGESELLMLVEKYAGLVDIASMKPANLLVETPEDELNIDMTKSTASTPST is encoded by the coding sequence ATGCAAGGGAAATTAAGCGAGATTGATATTCGCAGTATCCTGCAACTCATTGAGTTGGGGCAGAGAACAGGGGAGCTATTTGTTGAATCCTATGGCTCACAGGTTAGTAGTGTGGGAGTGGGCTCGAAGGAGGGGCGGAGCTTAGCCAGGGTATCTCGAGACCAATCCTGGTTTGTTTTTTTCTCTAATGGTCAAATTATTTATGCTGCAGAAGCGACAGGTCACCTCTCTCGTCTGAAGGATCATCTGCGTCGCTATAAGCTAGACTCGGCACTGGATGAGATTAGGGCCTCCACGATCGCAGCCACGAATGCACCAGAGTACGGCTACCTGTGGGCCCTTCTAGAAAACCACCTGTTGACGCCAGCTCAGGGACGTACCATTGTCCAGAGTATGGTTCATGAAACTCTGTTTGACCTGCTGACTCTCCACCAGGGCTCCTTTATTTTTGAAATTGGATCGGCACTCGCGCCTCAATTGATGACCCTTGAGATTGCTCCACTGGTGACCCAGGTGATTAAAGAAGTGCAGGAGTGGAAGAAGTTTTATCCCCAGATTCAGTCTCCTGATCAGTGCCCGGTCATCTCTGAGGCAGAACAACTGCGAGATCAACTGCCTGAGAATGTCTTTCTAAACCTCGATCGGTGGATTGACGGGGCTAAATCCATTCGCCAGATTGCCCGCTACCTGAACCGCGATATTTTAATGGTCGCCAGAGCGATTCATCCCTACGTCCAGCAAGGCTTGGTGCAACTCCACTACCCAGGCACAGGGGGGGCTGTGGTAGACGCGACGGGCAAAGAACTGGTGGGGTCTGGCTTGAGCTTTGATCAATGGCAGTCATCCAGGGTGCCTCGAATTGTCTGCATTGATGATGGTGTTGCGATTTGTGAAGCAGTTGAGTCAATTCTCAACCTTCATGGGTACGAGGCGGTAGGGATTGCCGATCCGCTGAAGGCGCTCAGTCTGGTTTTTCAACTCAAACCGGATGTGATTCTCTGTGATATCGCCATGCCAGAACTGGATGGCTACGAAATTTGTGGGATGTTGCGCCGGTCAACTGCGTTTCGACAAATCCCGATCGTCATGCTGACGGGTAAGGATGGATTTATCGATCGGGTGAAAGCCAGGATGGTCGGTGCCACAGACTACTTAACTAAACCCTTTGGGGAGAGCGAACTCCTGATGTTAGTTGAAAAATATGCAGGTTTAGTTGACATTGCCTCTATGAAACCTGCAAATCTATTAGTTGAAACGCCAGAAGATGAGTTAAATATTGATATGACTAAATCAACAGCTTCAACTCCATCAACCTAA
- a CDS encoding response regulator translates to MSKVLVVEDSVTQREMISGLLKGSGLTVDVASDGVEALEHIETNRPDLVVLDIVMPRMNGYEVCRRIKADPKTQNVPVVMCSSKGEEFDRYWGMKQGADAYIAKPFQPNELVGTVKQLLRG, encoded by the coding sequence ATGAGTAAGGTCCTGGTCGTAGAAGACAGCGTTACCCAGCGGGAGATGATTTCCGGTCTCCTGAAGGGGAGCGGTCTGACGGTTGATGTTGCCAGTGACGGTGTGGAAGCACTGGAGCATATTGAGACGAACCGTCCCGACCTGGTAGTTCTGGATATTGTGATGCCTCGGATGAATGGTTACGAAGTATGTCGGCGGATTAAGGCAGATCCTAAGACCCAGAATGTTCCAGTTGTGATGTGTTCCTCGAAGGGTGAAGAGTTTGACCGGTATTGGGGGATGAAGCAGGGGGCAGACGCCTACATTGCCAAACCGTTTCAACCCAATGAACTGGTCGGAACTGTTAAACAATTATTGCGGGGGTAG
- a CDS encoding chemotaxis protein CheW, translated as MVGSPDFLTGKGQDQAPEFQELESPEGELHLRFYVASGNEFALPATGIKEVLSPSPDRITPIPNVSPLLLGTLNVRGQVIWVADLGQFLGDSNPLNTDRPEIPVIAVEDQDMMLGLAVDRIVGMAWLDIDEVDAPSNVPDSMAPFLRGEWVIEDKSDKYLRLLDQIAILRSARWAA; from the coding sequence ATGGTAGGTAGTCCGGACTTTCTCACAGGTAAAGGCCAGGATCAGGCACCAGAATTTCAGGAGCTGGAAAGTCCCGAAGGTGAGTTGCACCTGAGGTTTTATGTGGCTTCAGGGAATGAATTTGCCCTGCCAGCAACTGGGATTAAGGAGGTTCTGTCTCCCTCTCCCGATCGGATCACGCCCATTCCAAACGTCTCACCCCTGTTGTTGGGGACATTGAACGTACGAGGTCAGGTGATCTGGGTGGCTGATCTGGGCCAGTTTCTGGGGGATTCTAACCCTTTAAACACCGATCGACCCGAGATTCCGGTGATTGCGGTCGAGGATCAGGACATGATGCTGGGATTGGCCGTGGATCGAATCGTCGGCATGGCCTGGTTGGATATCGATGAGGTGGATGCCCCCTCGAATGTTCCTGATAGCATGGCACCATTTTTGCGAGGAGAATGGGTGATTGAAGATAAAAGTGACAAGTATCTCCGACTACTTGACCAAATTGCAATTTTGAGATCGGCCCGATGGGCAGCGTAA